The genome window GATACGCCAGCAGCCACTGTAGACTGCTCATTCAGTATCCATACATAAGACTTCACTTGCTCTTGTACCGTTGAACCCATCATCAGCTGGATCGCATCCAGATCGAATTTGGCATCTGTTGCCGACACTTCAATCGATTTGGACTTCACCAGTACATCAATGGCGAACAGACCGTCACCACCAAAGATATCCTCAAGCTCCACGTTAAGGTCAATTTTCAGATCTTGCAGGGTACCCAGGGTAACTACCTCAATTTCGCCCATCGGATCTTTTGGGAGGCGTTTAGCCATAAACGTACCTACACCTTTGATAATCATTTTTTTAGCCATTGAATAGTCCACTCCTTAGGATAATTATGTAATTTTAGCTACGGAGACTTGGCTTGAGCCGGGATCAGGTTAAAAGACGTGATGATCGGGAGATCCCTCGTTTAACCCGTCTGGCTGTTTGTCGTCTCTGCTTTTTATAGTGTAGAACGCTATCTTCATTCCCTAACGATAATGTAAACGAAATATATTGAATTACGAATTGCCCTGTCATCCTTGCAAAAGGAATAGCCCTATATCTAATCAAAGAAAAGACCCCTACATCAGAGGGGCCGTTCTGTTTGGCAAAGCATCTATAATTTGCGCTACCTGTTCTGCACGTTCTTTGATCTCAAATTCATCGGCAGTAACCAGATGAACATGCGAGCAATATTTGCCATGCTCATAGATTCTCTCGGGAGTAATAAAGACAACGTCAGCAACAGCTTCCATCTTGTGCTTGTGCTTCTCATATTGATCCGGATCCGTCAACGAATCAAATACGACCAGATTAGGATATGCTGTCTCGACCGAACTTGCCAGCCGACTATCGTTCACCCAGTAGATCACGCGATCTCCCTGAAACAGCGGACGGACATTCTGGCCCACACGGGCTACGACAAAGTTTGGAAGCTCCGGATGAGGATACTCCAAGGCATCTACCTGATAGAATTCATCACTGGAGTTGATATATATTACATTGTAGCCTACTTCCGCGAGTGCTTTTAACAGCCGCTGTGGTCGACGCCCGAATCGTTCACTATGGAAATCGATCGCAGGCAGATATACAATCGTTGTATTCGTGTTTGGGGTGTATGTCGTAACATTGAACTCCATCGCATCAATCTCTATTTTTGGAGGCTCCATTGGCGGAGTCGTCGAATGACTACCAAACATTCGTTTAAATATCTTTTTCATGATTTCTGCCTCCCATCACCTGATTAATCATCCTCACGGCATTCATTGCCCTGCCATCCCAGCTATTAGACTTAGCCACTTTTACTCGAGCAGCAATTCTGGAAGCACTATTCTCACGAATGGCTTTCTCCAACATTACTCCGCAATTATGCTGATTCATAAAGTAAGTTACATCGCTGTATTTATGAACAATTTCCTCCATACGCGTCGTTAACACAGGCTTGCCCGCAGATAAATATTCGTAATACTTGATTGGATCGCAGCCACGGATCATCTCTGTCAGCTTGAATGGCACGATACAGACGTCGAATTGAGCAATGTAGGCTGGAAGCACTTTATAATCTTTGTGCGGAAGACAAGTCACATAGGGATGCACAATATTTTTTTGATAAAGGGCATTGTTTCCTATCAAAACGACACGATAACCTTTATCTGCAATAGTGGTAATCAGCGAATAATCTACCCACGATGCCATTGCCCCATGGAAACCCACCACCTTCTGCCCATCATGAACTTCGGGGAAGTCCGCCGGTTTCGGCAGATCCGCTCGCGCTTTCTCAAAATGATGAACATCTGCCCCATTGGGGCACATAAAGATTGGTTTGCCGTCATGTTTATGGGCTTCATACATCACCTTGGCAGTTGTAGCGATCAGATCTGCACGGTCAAAACATTTCGGGATGTAGGATTTCCACACAGCAAACTCATCAGCTGAATTATCGAGGTAATCAAATACGGTAAAATCAAACTTCCGCCCATCCGAATAATTATACTGGCCTGGATTCGAGAACCAGAGTACCTTCTTCCCTTTGACCAAGTGATCGTAGTTCACGCCTTTTTGCACAAGGAACAGATCCTCATTTAACTTTTCAATCGGGCGGCTCTGCTTTTTATACGTTTCTTCATTGATAAAGATAGCCCGTACACCTGGAATATTGGAGAAGGCGGTCATCAATTGCTGAGGACGTTGGAACAAGAGGTTCCAGTCAAGTGCAGGCGGGTAGACGATGGTCATTTCCATACTTTCCAAACCCGGATTTTCTCGTTGTTTTCTACGAAGCAGCCAATTGAGCAATCAACTCCACTCCTTCCGCATAGGCATGAATGGGGCGCAACCGAGTATCTACATACAGTTCAAACCCCAATCCTCGTGCTTGCTCACAGAATGGTGCATCTTCACCTGTTGGATGAGAACCATATCGAACGCCTGCTTCGATCACTTCACGCTTAATCAAATATACGGCACCTGTCAGATCTACCGGAAACAAACCCGCTTTGAATTCAGGTATATGTTTTCCGCCAATCATGGCATTATGAGCCTTCAACTTTGGATGATTCCGTATAAGCATGGAACATACATCCTTGTCATTATCTATTAACTGCCGTAGGCTACCCTCGGGAATGATGATATCCGTATCGATTGAGAACAGATAATCACAGTTCGATTTTAGAAACTCATCCAGAAGCATATTTCTCAACAACGCCAGGTTGTGATAGGAATATTGTCCACGTATATGTCCATATGTTCTCCCCAGATTGTGAGTCAGATAAGGAATGTGGTGACGATCAAGGATATCCTTCGTCTGATCTTCACTATCATTCAGGATGTACATATACTGCTTCTGCACAGCTTGTTGCTCAAGTGATTGAAAGTGCCTTTCCATAATCCAAGCCCGATTTCGCACAGGACTACCTATATATACCTTTTTCACAGTCTATCCCCTCTCCCTTTTTTACATAGTCTAGACTGTTCCTTTATAACCTTCGCGCGTTGAACAAAATGTAGTGATTCTTCAAAAGAAGAGAGAGAACGAAGCATTTTTCCTATTCTAGTACAGAAGGAGTTGATGAATATGTATACCAAAGAAACCATTATTCACAGATGGAAAGAAGGTGATATGCATGCTGGGGAGTGTAGATTTAATCCGCAACTGGTTCCAATTGGCCTCTGATGGAGAAGCCCATGCTTCTGTTCGATTTGGGGATGCTTCCAACACCATTCTGGCTCACGACACCGTTCTGACTATGGATTTCATCAAGTCTCATTACGGCTGGCTGAACGATCCTACCTATTGTGGGATAACCTTACCCAATGCAAGTGCAAGAGAAATTATCGTACACTGCCTGCGAAAAGCGGACTACGTCGGACATCTGATCCAGACAGATCACTGGTATTTCAAACCGTTATTTGATATGTGCCTTGCCTATTACAATGTGGAACCCAAAGAGACCTTCTATGCTTTTGAGAATAATTACATCGCCCGATTCAAGTTATTCTATGAAACATTCAAGAACATGCCTATTCTGATCTGTGGGGCCAAAGCCGAACAATATCGAGAAGTTCTGGAGCGGAGATACGGGTGGACAAGCATCGTGGGAACGGTGGACTGTCCCTCATGGTCTCATGTGAGCACAGCTTCCAAGCAAATGGAACATATCTATCAACAGACACCGTGGAAGCTTGCTCTGGTATGTGCAGGTGCTCCCGGCAAGGTACTGGCTATTAAGGCCAAAGAACTGCATACCGTTGGTGTTGACTTAGGTTCCGGAGCAGATGTTGCCATTCAAGCCGACAACGAAAATCTGAACGCCTGGGATTACAACGGATTCCCTGATTATTGGGAAGGCAGACCCAAAAAATGACCCTATCCGGGTCTTTTTTATTGGATAAAACGGTGATTCCAATCCGATTTTATTGACTTAGTGGCTGTTGATAAATTAAACTATCTGCCTTATTATTGTTAAGATAACTCCTAATCTAACCTGGTTTAAACTTGCATGAAGAGGAGCTCTGCTAAGATATTCGAACCGTTGGAGGGAAATGTAATGGCGTACTCGCAGTCAAAGACTGAAATAGTAGCAACTCATTTAAGAACAAGATTTATGGAAGG of Paenibacillus sp. FSL R5-0517 contains these proteins:
- a CDS encoding glycosyltransferase, giving the protein MLNWLLRRKQRENPGLESMEMTIVYPPALDWNLLFQRPQQLMTAFSNIPGVRAIFINEETYKKQSRPIEKLNEDLFLVQKGVNYDHLVKGKKVLWFSNPGQYNYSDGRKFDFTVFDYLDNSADEFAVWKSYIPKCFDRADLIATTAKVMYEAHKHDGKPIFMCPNGADVHHFEKARADLPKPADFPEVHDGQKVVGFHGAMASWVDYSLITTIADKGYRVVLIGNNALYQKNIVHPYVTCLPHKDYKVLPAYIAQFDVCIVPFKLTEMIRGCDPIKYYEYLSAGKPVLTTRMEEIVHKYSDVTYFMNQHNCGVMLEKAIRENSASRIAARVKVAKSNSWDGRAMNAVRMINQVMGGRNHEKDI
- a CDS encoding GT-D fold domain-containing glycosyltransferase codes for the protein MLGSVDLIRNWFQLASDGEAHASVRFGDASNTILAHDTVLTMDFIKSHYGWLNDPTYCGITLPNASAREIIVHCLRKADYVGHLIQTDHWYFKPLFDMCLAYYNVEPKETFYAFENNYIARFKLFYETFKNMPILICGAKAEQYREVLERRYGWTSIVGTVDCPSWSHVSTASKQMEHIYQQTPWKLALVCAGAPGKVLAIKAKELHTVGVDLGSGADVAIQADNENLNAWDYNGFPDYWEGRPKK